CCTTCTCCAGTTGCCCCAGGATCGCCATGATGCCCCCGGCGCGGTGCACGTCCTCCATGTGCACGTCGTTCTTGGCGGGCGCGACCTTGCACAGCACCGGCACGCGGCGCGACAGCCGGTCGATGTCGGCCATGGTGAAGTCCACGCCGGCCTCGTGGGCTGCCGCCAGCAGGTGCAGCACGGTGTTGGTGCTGCCGCCCATGGCGATGTCCAGCGTCATCGCGTTCTCGAAGGCCTGGAAGGTGGCGATGTTGCGCGGCAGCACGCCCTCCTCGTTGCCGTCGTAGTAGCGCTTCGCCAGATCCACGATCACGTGCCCGGCCTGCTTGAACAGTCGCTGGCGGTCGGCGTGCGTGGCGAGCACCGAGCCGTTGCCCGGCAGCGACAGGCCCAGCGCCTCGGTCAGGCAGTTCATGGAATTCGCCGTGAACATGCCCGAGCACGAGCCACAGGTGGGGCACGCGGAGCGTTCCACGGCCAGCACCTCGTCGTCGCTCACCGCGTCGTCGGCCGCGATCACCATGGCGTCCACGAGGTCGAGAGAATGCAGCGTGTCCTTCAGCAGGATCTTCCCGGCTTCCATCGGCCCGCCGGACACGAACACGACCGGGATGTTCAGGCGCAGCGCCGCCATCAGCATGCCCGGGGTGATCTTGTCGCAGTTGGAGATGCACACCATCGCGTCGGCGCAGTGGGCGTTCACCATGTACTCCACGCTGTCCGCGATCAGTTCGCGGCTGGGCAGCGAGTACAACATGCCGTCGTGGCCCATGGCGATGCCGTCGTCCACGGCAATGGTGTTGAATTCCTTCGCCACGCCGCCCGCCGCCTCGATCTCACGCGCCACGAGCTGGCCGAGGTCTTTGAGGTGCACGTGCCCCGGCACGAACTGGGTAAAGGAGTTCACCACGGCGATGATCGGCTTCTGGAAGTCCCCGTCCTGCATGCCCGTCGCGCGCCACAGCGCACGGGCTCCCGCCATGTTGCGGCCTTCAGTCGTCGTTCTGGAGCGGTACGTCGGCATAACCGGTCGATTCTGCGCCAAGACGGCGTGGCTGGCGCCGAGGCGTCCAAACAATCGCGTGGATTATTCGCCCACGTACGCCGCGAGGTGCTCGCCGGTGAGGGTCGAGCGCGCGGCGACCAGACCACGCGGCGTGCCCTCGAACACGACGCGGCCGCCGCCCCGGCCCGCGCCCGGCCCAAGGTCGATGATCCAGTCGCCGTGCGCCATCACCGCCTGGTGGTGCTCGATCACGATCACCGACTTGCCGGCGTCCACCAGCCGGTCCAGCAGCCCCAGGAGCTGCGCCACGTCCGCGAGGTGTAGGCCGGCGGTGGGCTCGTCCAGCACGTAGATGCCGCCCTCCTCGCCCAGGTGCGTGGCGAGCTTGAGGCGCTGGCGCTCGCCGCCGGAGAGCGTGGTGAGCGGCTGCCCCAGCGTGAGGTACCCCAGCCCGACGTCCGCGAGGCGCGCGAGGATGCGCTGGGCGGCCGGGAGTTTCGCCGGCCCCGCGCCGAAGAACGCCAGCGCCTCCGTCACCGTCATGGTGAGCACCTCGCTGATGTTCCGGCCGCCCAGCGTGTACGCCAGCACGTCGGCCTGGAAGCGCTTGCCGCCGCACTCCTCGCACACCGTGGACACGCCGGCCATCATCGCGAGGTCCGTGTAGATCACGCCGGCGCCGTTGCACGCCGGGCACGCGCCCTCCGAGTTCGGGCTGAACAGGGAAGGTTTCACGCCGTTCGCCTTGGCGAAGGCCGTACGGATCGGGTCGAGCAGGCCGGTGTACGTCGCGGGGTTGCTGCGCCGCGAGCCGCGGATCGCGCCCTGGTCGATAGCGACCACACCCTCGCGGCCCGACACCGAGCCGTGGATCAGGGAACTCTTGCCGGAGCCGGCCACGCCCGTCACGACCACCAGCACCCCGAGCGGGATGTCCACGTCCACGCCGTGCAGGTTGTGGGTGGTCGCCCCACGGATCTCCAGCGCGCCGGTGGGCGTCCGGACAACGGGCTTCAGCGCCGCCCGGTCGTCGAAGTGGCGTCCCGTCAGGGTGCCGCTCGCACGCAGGGCGTCCACGCTGCCCTCGAAGACGACCTCGCCGCCCGCCGTGCCCGCGCCGGGGCCAAGATCCACCACGTGGTCGGCCACGCGGATTACCTCGGGCTTGTGCTCCACCACCAGCACAGTGTTGCCCTTGTCGCGCAGGCGCAGCAGCAGGCCGTTCATGCGCTCGATGTCGTGGGGGTGCAGGCCGGTGGTGGGCTCGTCGAAGATGTACGTGACGTCCGTGAGCGACGAGCCGAGGTGGCGCACCATCTTCACGCGCTGCGCCTCGCCGCCCGACAGCGTGCCGGACGGCCGGTCGAGCGCAAGGTAGCCCAGGCCGATCTCCACAAACGAGTCGAGCGTGTGGCGCAGCGACGTCAGCAGCGGCCCGACGGATGGATCGTCCAGCCCCCGCACCCACGTCGCCAGGTCGCTGATCTGCAGGGCGCACACGTCCGCGATGCTGAGCCCGCGGATCTTGGACGACCGGGCCGCCTCGCTCAGGCGGGTGCCGCCGCACTCGGGGCAGGTGCTGAAGGTCACCGCCCGCTCCACGAAGGCACGGACATGCGGCTGGAGGGCCTCGAGGTCCTTGGACAGCATGGACGCCTGGATGCGCGGCACCAGTCCCTCGTAGGTCATGTT
This is a stretch of genomic DNA from Deinococcus metalli. It encodes these proteins:
- the ilvD gene encoding dihydroxy-acid dehydratase, with the translated sequence MPTYRSRTTTEGRNMAGARALWRATGMQDGDFQKPIIAVVNSFTQFVPGHVHLKDLGQLVAREIEAAGGVAKEFNTIAVDDGIAMGHDGMLYSLPSRELIADSVEYMVNAHCADAMVCISNCDKITPGMLMAALRLNIPVVFVSGGPMEAGKILLKDTLHSLDLVDAMVIAADDAVSDDEVLAVERSACPTCGSCSGMFTANSMNCLTEALGLSLPGNGSVLATHADRQRLFKQAGHVIVDLAKRYYDGNEEGVLPRNIATFQAFENAMTLDIAMGGSTNTVLHLLAAAHEAGVDFTMADIDRLSRRVPVLCKVAPAKNDVHMEDVHRAGGIMAILGQLEKAGLLNTDVRSVHADNLTDALDRWDVSRTQDAATHEFYRAAPGGVPTQLAFSQARRYTALDTDREMGVIRSAEHAFSQDGGLAVLYGNLAEDGCIVKTAGVDDSILKFTGTARVFESQDAAVDGILGGDVTEGEVVVIRYEGPRGGPGMQEMLYPTSYLKSRGLGKACALVTDGRFSGGSSGLSIGHVSPEAAEGGTIGLVETGDTIEIDIPNRTIHLAVSDADLAARRQKQQEVGWHPAEARPRKVTAALRAYASMTTSAARGAVRSI
- a CDS encoding ATP-binding cassette domain-containing protein, with protein sequence MSDGTMTQTTPRSAADSHDVIRAHGVRVNNLRNVSIELPKRRLTVFTGVSGSGKSSLVFGTLAAESQRMINETYSAFLQGFMPSLARPDVDVLEGLTTAIIVDQERMGANVRSTVGTATDVNAMLRILYSRLGQPHIGSPQAYSFNVASVSGGGAVTFERGGKTVKEGRQFSVVGGMCPRCDGMGTVNDIDLGELFDDSKSLAGGALTIPGYTAGSWNSRLYAASGFVDPDKPIRDYSAQERHDFLYHEPVRMKIAGINMTYEGLVPRIQASMLSKDLEALQPHVRAFVERAVTFSTCPECGGTRLSEAARSSKIRGLSIADVCALQISDLATWVRGLDDPSVGPLLTSLRHTLDSFVEIGLGYLALDRPSGTLSGGEAQRVKMVRHLGSSLTDVTYIFDEPTTGLHPHDIERMNGLLLRLRDKGNTVLVVEHKPEVIRVADHVVDLGPGAGTAGGEVVFEGSVDALRASGTLTGRHFDDRAALKPVVRTPTGALEIRGATTHNLHGVDVDIPLGVLVVVTGVAGSGKSSLIHGSVSGREGVVAIDQGAIRGSRRSNPATYTGLLDPIRTAFAKANGVKPSLFSPNSEGACPACNGAGVIYTDLAMMAGVSTVCEECGGKRFQADVLAYTLGGRNISEVLTMTVTEALAFFGAGPAKLPAAQRILARLADVGLGYLTLGQPLTTLSGGERQRLKLATHLGEEGGIYVLDEPTAGLHLADVAQLLGLLDRLVDAGKSVIVIEHHQAVMAHGDWIIDLGPGAGRGGGRVVFEGTPRGLVAARSTLTGEHLAAYVGE